The Listeria monocytogenes genome window below encodes:
- a CDS encoding MurR/RpiR family transcriptional regulator: protein MTILNEIQQNYNRLPNKEKQIAKYILENSDELKNINIKELAEETGTSISTITRFCRHVRCDSFVDLKMRVNTAATMVPSLGYDDLFEEVYSFYHKVIDNTVKLIEPAKIREVVHYIQEAKRVYICGVGSSGLTAVEMSQRLIRMGLNVISVNDPHMMIITSSITTKEDFVIGISNSGNTPELVTALKIAKKNKSKVATFTSFENSEMTEISDVTIPVYNTLFVSKHYFANSQFSIMYVMDIISMMLLQNESYRDKMEKTINTVTDEFH from the coding sequence ATGACGATTTTAAATGAAATCCAACAAAATTACAATCGATTACCGAATAAAGAAAAACAAATTGCGAAGTATATTTTAGAAAATAGTGATGAACTCAAGAATATTAATATTAAAGAGCTAGCTGAAGAAACCGGTACGTCCATTTCGACGATAACGAGGTTTTGCCGCCATGTGCGCTGTGATAGTTTTGTTGATTTGAAAATGCGGGTTAACACAGCAGCCACAATGGTTCCGTCGCTTGGTTACGATGATCTTTTTGAAGAAGTTTATTCATTTTACCATAAAGTGATTGATAACACGGTGAAGCTGATTGAGCCGGCCAAAATCCGCGAGGTTGTACATTATATTCAAGAAGCCAAACGTGTCTATATTTGCGGAGTAGGAAGTTCGGGTCTCACTGCTGTTGAAATGTCACAGCGCCTTATTCGGATGGGGTTAAACGTCATTAGCGTCAATGATCCGCATATGATGATTATTACCAGTTCGATTACTACAAAAGAGGATTTCGTTATCGGCATCTCCAATTCAGGGAACACCCCAGAGCTAGTCACAGCGCTAAAAATCGCTAAGAAAAATAAAAGTAAAGTAGCCACATTCACTAGCTTTGAAAATAGTGAAATGACGGAGATTAGTGATGTGACCATCCCGGTTTATAATACTTTATTCGTAAGCAAACACTATTTCGCCAATAGCCAGTTTTCGATTATGTATGTAATGGATATTATTTCCATGATGCTACTGCAAAACGAGTCTTACCGCGATAAAATGGAAAAAACTATCAATACCGTTACCGATGAATTTCATTAA
- a CDS encoding ROK family protein has protein sequence MENYLCVDIGGTSIKYAKFNQEGKRVGELKSCVTPITDGANQIMPALIRIVEQEKTDVAGVCVASAGVVDSVKGQIIYAGYTIPKYTGTEIKAELEHRFNLPCAVGNDVNAACLGEFWLGGARGRGSVLCLTIGTGIGGAMLLNDKLINGSSFTACEVGYMHLSQGRFQDVASTKALIKQVATRKNMDINALNGHQIMEWAYNRDADVLIELEQWIENLVEGVVNLIYIFNPEVIVLGGGLMEEESFFKPRLKAAISAKLISPMFDTADITFAKLGNEAGMIGALYHFLNQKEAEKDDDFK, from the coding sequence ATGGAAAATTATCTTTGTGTTGATATTGGTGGAACGAGTATCAAATATGCTAAATTTAATCAGGAAGGTAAGCGGGTGGGCGAGCTTAAGTCTTGTGTGACGCCTATAACTGACGGAGCGAATCAAATCATGCCTGCGCTTATTCGGATTGTCGAACAAGAAAAAACGGATGTAGCAGGCGTCTGTGTGGCCTCTGCGGGTGTTGTGGATTCTGTGAAAGGCCAAATTATTTATGCTGGATATACGATTCCCAAATACACTGGAACTGAAATAAAAGCAGAACTAGAGCACCGATTTAACCTTCCGTGCGCAGTGGGAAATGATGTAAATGCAGCCTGTCTTGGCGAGTTTTGGTTGGGTGGAGCACGGGGGCGTGGGAGCGTGCTCTGTTTGACAATTGGAACCGGAATCGGCGGAGCAATGTTACTAAATGACAAACTAATAAATGGATCGTCTTTTACAGCATGTGAAGTGGGCTATATGCACCTTTCGCAAGGCAGGTTTCAAGATGTGGCTTCAACAAAAGCATTAATTAAACAAGTAGCCACACGAAAAAATATGGATATAAATGCACTAAATGGTCATCAAATTATGGAATGGGCCTATAACAGAGATGCGGATGTACTGATCGAACTAGAGCAATGGATTGAGAATTTAGTGGAAGGTGTAGTAAACTTAATCTATATTTTCAACCCAGAAGTGATTGTGCTCGGTGGTGGATTAATGGAAGAAGAGTCGTTCTTCAAACCACGTCTAAAGGCGGCTATATCAGCCAAATTAATCTCACCGATGTTCGATACAGCAGATATTACTTTCGCAAAGCTGGGAAATGAAGCAGGGATGATTGGTGCGCTTTATCATTTCTTAAACCAGAAAGAGGCCGAAAAAGATGACGATTTTAAATGA
- a CDS encoding PTS sugar transporter subunit IIA, which produces MLLDRVTLEDIEVNLKAEDWREAIQTSARLLLERGAIKESYIDGMIQSVENNGPYIVIAKHIALAHTRPEFGVIRGGLTFATLANGVAFGSDMFDPVKLVITLAATDSESHLEVLSELAEVLMDEEKVTRLIEANSSQAFYDELTKEG; this is translated from the coding sequence ATGTTATTAGACCGAGTTACTTTAGAAGATATTGAGGTAAATTTAAAAGCAGAAGACTGGCGCGAAGCCATCCAAACGTCAGCAAGACTTTTACTAGAACGAGGAGCTATCAAAGAGAGTTATATTGACGGAATGATTCAAAGTGTAGAAAATAATGGACCATATATAGTGATTGCTAAACATATCGCCCTAGCGCACACACGACCAGAATTCGGCGTCATTCGCGGTGGCCTAACTTTTGCAACATTGGCTAATGGCGTGGCTTTTGGAAGCGACATGTTCGACCCGGTGAAACTAGTTATTACCCTTGCGGCAACAGACTCAGAAAGCCATTTAGAAGTATTGTCAGAGCTTGCAGAAGTGCTCATGGACGAGGAAAAGGTAACCCGTTTAATCGAAGCAAATTCAAGCCAAGCGTTTTACGATGAGTTAACAAAAGAAGGATAA
- a CDS encoding HAD family hydrolase — protein MLKAVVMDFDGIVIDTEVVWYEIFKDWFKTKQHYDLSIEEFLQCVGSNVDDLFRELNETQQMDINRQAFEAETQATFIENSKSLPAKEGVESFIRELKERGLKLALATSSQRPKPLYHLERLGLLEYFDAIITAEDVTRIKPEPDLFLEALRALDVKASEALIVEDSRNGLLAGNSAGVNVLVIPNEVTKHSDLTPNYLERESLAQVDLTEIMAEYNK, from the coding sequence ATGTTAAAAGCAGTTGTGATGGATTTTGATGGAATTGTTATTGATACAGAAGTAGTTTGGTACGAAATTTTTAAAGATTGGTTTAAAACAAAACAACATTATGATCTTTCTATTGAGGAATTTTTACAGTGCGTCGGATCTAATGTGGACGATTTATTCCGTGAATTAAATGAGACGCAGCAAATGGATATTAATCGCCAAGCATTCGAAGCAGAAACACAAGCAACTTTCATTGAAAATAGCAAAAGTTTACCGGCCAAAGAAGGCGTGGAAAGCTTTATTCGTGAATTAAAAGAACGTGGATTAAAATTAGCACTCGCCACATCATCGCAGCGACCAAAACCGCTCTATCATTTGGAACGACTAGGCTTGCTAGAATATTTTGATGCGATTATTACAGCGGAGGATGTTACACGAATCAAGCCAGAACCAGATTTGTTTTTAGAAGCTTTGAGAGCACTGGATGTTAAGGCGTCGGAGGCTCTTATTGTGGAAGACTCGCGAAATGGTCTTTTGGCGGGAAATAGTGCGGGTGTCAATGTTCTTGTCATTCCAAATGAAGTAACAAAACATAGTGACTTAACCCCGAATTATTTGGAGCGAGAATCATTAGCGCAGGTAGATTTAACAGAAATAATGGCGGAATATAATAAATAA
- a CDS encoding PTS mannitol transporter subunit IICB produces MSIRVHVQKFGSKLSGMVIPNLGAFMAWGILTAIGVATGSEMLKGFIAPMLNYLLPLLIAFAGGRAVHGYRGGVIGTVATMGAIISSDITMFIGAMIMGPLAAWILKKFDERIDGKIPAGFELLVNNFSIGIIGAGLALFSYVAIAPMVEAVTKVLASGVDVLINNHLLPLTALIIEPAKVLFLNNAIGQGILSPLATLQLAETGKSVLYLLESNPGPGLGILLGYMFFGKGNSKASSYGASVIHLFGGIHEIYFPFVLMNPILILPLILGGMTGTFILTMTNAGLVGVASPGSIITIMMMAAPGDHIKILIAVLCAALVTFITAIPFIKRMGNKDSELQDAAKKMESLKGKKSSISSVFESTVDDFNFKNVKRIAYACDAGLGSSAMGATVLQKKIKNAGLDDIKVFHIAIHELPTECDVVVTHKSLIDRAKEKQPDAYYVEITDYLGAPEYQELIDKIVADREQKN; encoded by the coding sequence ATGTCTATTCGGGTACATGTACAAAAGTTTGGGAGTAAGCTAAGTGGTATGGTCATTCCGAATTTAGGAGCTTTTATGGCTTGGGGTATTTTAACGGCAATTGGGGTGGCTACAGGCTCTGAAATGTTAAAAGGGTTCATCGCACCAATGCTAAATTACTTGTTACCACTTCTGATTGCTTTTGCTGGAGGTCGAGCGGTTCACGGTTACCGAGGCGGAGTTATTGGTACTGTTGCAACAATGGGAGCAATTATTAGTTCGGATATAACCATGTTTATCGGCGCAATGATAATGGGGCCGCTCGCAGCTTGGATACTCAAAAAATTTGATGAACGTATTGATGGGAAAATACCAGCTGGATTTGAACTATTAGTTAATAACTTTTCGATTGGTATTATCGGGGCAGGTTTAGCGCTATTTTCTTATGTTGCGATTGCTCCAATGGTCGAAGCTGTAACAAAAGTATTAGCAAGTGGTGTCGATGTATTAATTAATAATCATTTATTGCCACTAACGGCTTTAATTATTGAGCCGGCCAAGGTCTTATTCTTAAACAATGCGATTGGTCAAGGTATTCTTAGTCCACTAGCCACTTTGCAACTCGCAGAAACAGGGAAATCAGTGCTTTACTTACTAGAATCAAACCCTGGACCAGGACTTGGAATTTTACTTGGCTATATGTTCTTTGGCAAAGGAAACTCCAAAGCATCTTCCTACGGGGCAAGTGTTATTCACCTATTTGGTGGTATTCACGAAATTTACTTCCCATTCGTTTTAATGAATCCTATTCTTATTTTACCGCTAATTCTTGGTGGTATGACAGGAACATTTATTTTAACAATGACAAATGCGGGTCTTGTTGGTGTAGCTTCTCCTGGTAGTATTATCACAATCATGATGATGGCAGCACCAGGCGATCACATTAAAATCCTTATTGCGGTGCTATGTGCGGCACTTGTTACATTCATTACCGCGATTCCATTTATTAAACGCATGGGTAACAAAGATTCTGAACTACAAGACGCAGCGAAGAAAATGGAAAGCCTTAAAGGCAAAAAGAGCAGTATTTCCTCCGTTTTCGAATCTACAGTAGATGATTTTAATTTTAAAAATGTTAAAAGAATCGCTTATGCTTGTGATGCGGGACTTGGATCTAGTGCGATGGGAGCGACTGTGCTACAGAAAAAAATCAAAAATGCTGGCTTAGACGACATTAAAGTGTTCCACATTGCCATCCACGAATTGCCAACCGAATGCGATGTGGTGGTGACGCATAAATCCCTTATCGACCGAGCCAAAGAAAAGCAACCAGATGCATATTATGTAGAAATAACGGATTACCTCGGTGCACCAGAATATCAAGAACTGATAGATAAAATAGTTGCAGACCGAGAACAAAAGAATTAA
- a CDS encoding Gfo/Idh/MocA family protein, whose product MTKQIKVGVIGVGQMGQYHAEIYQKLPQVELVAICEYNDERRAEMAEKFQCKAYKDYHELLANTEIEAVSIVLPDNMHRDCVEEAVKYKKHILLEKPLAKELEDGKAMYELTKDYDKVFTVGFLLRFDPRFNMIKQRLDNGELGDIIHLYCRRNSPITGPKRYIGASDLSMHVMIHDIDYINWYMDSEPVKVIAKSRSVLLKEYGMNDVIYAIVTYENGAIACLEACWVLPENSPTIIDDKLELVGTKGVAYVDSCDHGVRFVSEKGVSYPDSRHWYYTNGEVSGDLAEEVMAFINNVANNTKSIITPKEAYDSLRVVDAIERSIAEGKEVSL is encoded by the coding sequence ATGACAAAGCAAATCAAAGTTGGCGTAATTGGCGTTGGACAAATGGGGCAGTATCATGCAGAAATTTACCAAAAACTTCCGCAAGTAGAATTAGTAGCAATTTGTGAGTACAACGATGAAAGACGTGCCGAAATGGCAGAAAAATTTCAGTGCAAAGCATACAAAGACTACCACGAACTTCTAGCAAATACGGAGATTGAAGCTGTGAGCATTGTTTTACCTGATAATATGCACCGTGATTGCGTGGAAGAAGCCGTAAAATACAAAAAACATATTTTACTCGAAAAACCACTCGCAAAAGAGCTCGAAGACGGAAAAGCAATGTATGAACTAACCAAAGACTACGACAAAGTGTTTACAGTTGGCTTTTTACTAAGATTTGATCCTCGTTTTAATATGATTAAACAGCGCCTAGATAACGGCGAATTGGGTGATATTATTCATCTTTATTGTCGTCGTAACAGCCCAATTACCGGGCCAAAGCGTTACATAGGTGCTTCTGATTTAAGTATGCACGTAATGATTCACGATATCGACTATATCAACTGGTACATGGATAGCGAGCCAGTCAAAGTTATCGCCAAAAGCCGCAGTGTGTTGCTAAAAGAATACGGCATGAATGATGTGATTTATGCCATTGTTACGTACGAAAATGGCGCAATTGCTTGCCTTGAAGCTTGCTGGGTCTTGCCAGAAAACTCGCCAACCATCATTGACGACAAACTAGAGTTAGTTGGTACAAAAGGCGTAGCGTATGTAGACTCATGCGATCACGGTGTTCGTTTTGTTAGTGAAAAAGGAGTTTCTTACCCTGATTCAAGACACTGGTATTACACAAATGGCGAAGTTTCCGGCGACTTAGCTGAGGAAGTAATGGCATTTATTAATAACGTTGCGAATAACACAAAATCAATTATTACACCAAAAGAAGCGTATGACTCCTTACGAGTAGTAGATGCGATTGAACGTTCGATTGCTGAGGGGAAAGAAGTATCACTATAA
- a CDS encoding N-acetylmannosamine-6-phosphate 2-epimerase, translated as MGNSVMKKIKGGLVVSCQALEDEPLHSAFIMSKMALAAVQGGAVGIRANTAKDIRAIQSEVDVPIIGIYKKDYADSDVFITPTLKEVREICETGVEIVAMDATTRKRPHNEDLQDILNAIRKEFPNTLFMADTGSIEDVYYADSLGFDLIGTTLYGYTEETANKNISDDDFSHLKEVLKSTKRPVIAEGKIDSPSKARQVLTLGCYAVVVGGAVTRPQEITTRFTNEIQKIQEERGK; from the coding sequence GTGGGCAATTCTGTTATGAAAAAAATCAAAGGCGGGTTAGTGGTTTCCTGCCAAGCTTTAGAAGACGAACCACTTCATAGTGCATTTATCATGTCAAAAATGGCTCTGGCCGCAGTTCAAGGTGGTGCTGTTGGCATTCGAGCAAATACGGCAAAAGATATTCGTGCAATTCAAAGTGAGGTAGACGTCCCCATTATCGGCATTTACAAAAAAGACTATGCGGATTCGGACGTATTTATCACACCCACTTTAAAAGAAGTCAGAGAAATATGTGAAACGGGAGTAGAAATTGTTGCAATGGATGCGACAACGAGAAAAAGACCACATAACGAAGACCTACAAGACATACTAAACGCCATTCGAAAAGAGTTTCCAAACACGCTTTTCATGGCAGATACAGGCAGTATTGAAGATGTTTATTACGCTGATTCCCTCGGTTTCGACTTAATTGGCACAACACTTTACGGCTACACTGAGGAAACAGCGAATAAAAATATCAGCGACGACGATTTCTCCCATTTGAAAGAAGTTTTGAAAAGTACGAAGCGTCCAGTGATTGCAGAAGGGAAAATCGACTCGCCTAGTAAAGCACGACAAGTTCTTACGTTAGGTTGTTATGCCGTTGTTGTTGGCGGCGCAGTAACTCGGCCACAGGAAATAACCACCCGCTTTACAAACGAAATCCAAAAAATTCAAGAAGAAAGAGGTAAGTGA
- the rsmG gene encoding 16S rRNA (guanine(527)-N(7))-methyltransferase RsmG, which produces MNPEQFQTALAEKGIELSDTQLKQFHDYFEMLVEWNEKMNLTAITDEKEVYLKHFYDSISAAFYVDFIKFDTICDVGAGAGFPSLPIKICFPHLKVSIVDSLKKRMTFLDALAEKLGLTDVHFYHDRAETFGQNKAHREKYDLVTARAVARMSVLSELCMPLVKKGGSFLVMKAAQAEQELQTAEKAIKLFGGKVDEHFSFSLPVEESERNIYVITKTKETPNKYPRKPGTPNKLPIE; this is translated from the coding sequence ATGAACCCAGAACAATTCCAAACAGCACTTGCTGAAAAAGGAATAGAATTAAGCGACACGCAACTAAAACAATTCCATGATTACTTCGAAATGTTAGTAGAATGGAACGAAAAAATGAATTTAACGGCCATTACCGACGAAAAAGAAGTGTACTTAAAGCACTTTTACGATTCCATATCAGCTGCATTTTATGTTGATTTCATTAAGTTCGATACGATTTGTGATGTCGGGGCTGGCGCTGGTTTTCCAAGTCTCCCAATCAAAATCTGCTTCCCACATTTAAAAGTGAGCATCGTGGATTCTTTAAAAAAACGCATGACTTTCCTTGACGCGCTAGCAGAAAAATTAGGCCTAACGGATGTGCATTTTTATCATGATCGCGCTGAAACATTTGGTCAAAACAAAGCGCACCGCGAAAAATACGACCTTGTAACCGCACGTGCTGTAGCAAGAATGAGCGTATTATCCGAGCTTTGCATGCCACTTGTCAAAAAAGGCGGTTCGTTCCTTGTAATGAAAGCAGCCCAAGCCGAACAAGAGCTGCAAACAGCCGAAAAAGCCATCAAATTATTTGGCGGAAAAGTCGATGAACACTTCTCTTTCTCCCTACCAGTAGAAGAAAGCGAGCGCAATATTTACGTTATCACAAAAACAAAAGAAACTCCCAACAAATATCCGCGCAAACCAGGAACACCCAACAAATTACCAATCGAATAA
- a CDS encoding Mbeg1-like protein: MSQSHTDQERVKLAEKEYHKMKSGEAVNIPATNGGIKTIGIVSQKINNKSTGEQSYIITDKYTPPTASISERNKVKELTILYKGSTAPANGNLNVPKHPDYKDVRKDWLSNDIPTAVQITNGGGSTVTPQLKTSAETLKQTMKLYPNAQIYVYGHSLGSMNAQYAIADLDKKDIKRISGGFFYQGPNIYSNLTPKQQDTVKAINALDRLFNFVDRKDYVPIGYGIGDPAIGHLIEVESKKAGMVEQHMWGGYQFDEDGNVLTNKEGSLRLAKYATAQQLAAINIMRTSFSKSGGALSSSEEIFLDAAEGLAITQGMKQTIQGEIKDLKDMFDKAIENAEELWRDTLSDARDIGSKLSESEILNALALGNVTESKIVIDTVQDCEKSLAEATKIEQEYDKLLVQINEAIKSQLKTDQELAKQIGSMYG; this comes from the coding sequence ATGAGTCAATCTCATACAGATCAAGAAAGAGTTAAGTTAGCAGAAAAAGAATATCATAAAATGAAATCGGGTGAAGCAGTAAATATTCCCGCAACTAATGGGGGGATTAAAACCATCGGAATCGTATCCCAAAAAATCAACAACAAATCAACCGGGGAACAATCCTACATCATCACAGACAAATACACGCCACCCACAGCCTCCATCAGCGAAAGAAACAAAGTAAAAGAACTAACAATCCTTTACAAAGGCTCTACGGCACCTGCTAATGGAAACCTTAATGTTCCAAAACATCCAGATTATAAAGATGTGAGGAAGGACTGGTTAAGTAATGATATTCCAACCGCAGTCCAAATCACAAATGGCGGAGGATCCACAGTAACACCCCAACTAAAAACCTCCGCAGAAACCTTAAAACAAACCATGAAACTCTACCCAAACGCTCAAATCTACGTATACGGTCATTCTCTAGGCTCCATGAACGCCCAGTACGCTATCGCAGACTTAGATAAAAAAGACATCAAACGCATCAGCGGGGGTTTCTTCTACCAAGGTCCGAATATCTACTCCAATCTAACGCCAAAACAACAAGATACCGTAAAAGCAATAAACGCTTTAGATAGATTATTTAATTTTGTTGATAGGAAGGATTATGTGCCAATTGGTTATGGTATCGGAGACCCGGCAATTGGTCATTTAATAGAGGTTGAGTCGAAAAAAGCTGGTATGGTTGAGCAGCATATGTGGGGTGGTTATCAATTCGATGAAGATGGAAATGTCCTAACAAATAAAGAAGGAAGCTTGCGATTAGCCAAATACGCAACAGCCCAGCAATTAGCAGCAATCAATATCATGCGAACCAGTTTTTCAAAAAGTGGTGGCGCCCTATCTTCATCGGAAGAAATATTCTTAGATGCGGCAGAGGGGCTCGCGATTACACAAGGAATGAAGCAAACGATTCAAGGCGAAATAAAAGACTTAAAAGATATGTTTGATAAAGCAATCGAGAACGCCGAAGAGTTGTGGCGGGACACACTTTCAGACGCAAGAGACATCGGTTCCAAGCTATCTGAATCAGAAATCCTAAACGCGCTCGCACTTGGCAATGTAACAGAATCAAAAATTGTGATAGACACAGTGCAAGACTGCGAAAAATCATTAGCCGAAGCAACCAAAATAGAACAAGAATATGATAAATTGCTAGTACAAATCAACGAAGCCATAAAAAGCCAGCTAAAAACCGACCAAGAATTAGCCAAACAAATAGGGAGCATGTATGGATAA
- a CDS encoding DUF1310 domain-containing protein, which produces MKKRWIIILGITVITIFGLGVKFYMDEEKLNEEMKKVVYSDEAKEVFNDDIKLIDTKAFTKEGIIQSYEVEEESIESNPMGGIIVTLVINKDPALKLTYTLNKHNGSLKGGGASISKELTRRLGLLEGYK; this is translated from the coding sequence TTGAAAAAGAGATGGATAATAATACTAGGAATTACAGTAATAACCATTTTTGGTTTAGGGGTGAAATTCTATATGGATGAAGAGAAATTAAACGAAGAAATGAAGAAAGTGGTTTATAGTGATGAAGCAAAAGAAGTATTCAATGATGATATAAAACTTATTGATACAAAAGCATTCACAAAAGAAGGTATAATTCAGTCATATGAAGTTGAGGAGGAAAGTATAGAGTCTAATCCAATGGGCGGAATTATAGTTACATTAGTTATTAACAAGGATCCTGCTTTGAAGTTAACATACACTTTGAATAAACATAACGGAAGTCTAAAAGGCGGTGGCGCTAGTATTTCTAAAGAGCTTACAAGAAGATTAGGGCTTTTGGAGGGATACAAATGA
- a CDS encoding DUF1310 domain-containing protein, whose product MKKRWVIVLGITVMTILGLGVKFYMDEEKLNEEMMNAVYSDEAKEVFEKRLTNLDAKAFTKEGIIQSYEINKESIVRNPMGGINVTLIINKDLEWYITYTLGKYNGKLDGGSASISKELTKKLELKGS is encoded by the coding sequence TTGAAAAAGAGATGGGTAATAGTACTAGGAATTACAGTGATGACCATTTTGGGTTTAGGGGTAAAATTCTATATGGATGAAGAGAAATTAAACGAAGAAATGATGAATGCAGTTTATAGTGATGAAGCAAAAGAAGTATTCGAAAAGAGGCTGACAAACTTGGATGCAAAAGCATTCACGAAAGAAGGTATAATTCAATCATATGAAATTAATAAAGAAAGTATAGTGAGAAATCCAATGGGAGGAATCAATGTTACTTTAATTATAAATAAGGATTTAGAGTGGTATATTACTTATACTTTGGGAAAATATAATGGCAAATTGGATGGTGGGAGTGCTAGCATCTCTAAGGAGCTTACAAAGAAATTGGAACTTAAGGGGAGTTAA
- a CDS encoding DUF1310 domain-containing protein, which yields MKKRWVIVLGITVMTIFGLGVKFYMDEEKLNKEMMNVVYSDGAKKVFEVRLKAADADAFTEKGVIQSYEIDQKSIKENPMGGINVTLIINGNPELYIKYTMNNFNGELSGGASVTSGNLDKLLMD from the coding sequence TTGAAAAAGAGATGGGTAATAGTACTAGGAATTACAGTAATGACCATTTTTGGTTTAGGAGTAAAATTCTATATGGATGAAGAGAAATTAAATAAAGAAATGATGAATGTGGTTTATAGTGATGGAGCGAAAAAGGTATTTGAAGTTAGATTGAAAGCCGCGGATGCAGATGCTTTTACAGAAAAAGGTGTAATTCAATCGTATGAAATAGATCAGAAAAGTATAAAGGAGAATCCAATGGGAGGAATCAATGTCACTTTAATTATAAACGGAAATCCAGAATTATATATAAAATATACTATGAACAATTTTAATGGAGAATTGAGCGGTGGAGCTTCAGTTACATCGGGAAATCTTGATAAACTTCTTATGGACTAG
- a CDS encoding DUF1310 domain-containing protein → MKKKLIILFGIVIMIIFGLGVKFYMDEEKMNKEMTNVIYSDEAKKVFEVRLKAADADVFTEKGVIQSYEIDKKSIKKNPMGGINVELIINNDSEMDIEYTMDKFNGQLRCGGASISEKLAKLLGIWK, encoded by the coding sequence TTGAAAAAGAAATTGATAATACTATTTGGAATTGTAATAATGATTATTTTTGGTTTAGGAGTAAAATTCTATATGGATGAAGAGAAAATGAATAAAGAAATGACGAATGTGATTTATAGTGATGAAGCGAAAAAGGTATTTGAAGTCAGATTGAAAGCCGCGGATGCAGATGTTTTTACAGAAAAAGGTGTAATTCAATCGTATGAAATAGATAAGAAAAGTATAAAGAAAAATCCAATGGGAGGAATCAATGTCGAGTTAATAATAAATAATGATTCAGAGATGGATATAGAATATACTATGGACAAATTTAATGGACAACTAAGGTGCGGAGGAGCAAGTATCTCTGAAAAACTTGCAAAACTATTAGGTATTTGGAAGTAA
- a CDS encoding DUF1310 family protein translates to MKKRWIILFGIAIMIIFGLGIKFYMDEEKLNKEMINIVYSGEAKNAFYTDLKDLDTKAFTEEGVIQSYEIDEKSINHNPMGGINVTVIINENPELYIKYTLDKFNGKLECGSASIAGKLSKLLGRWEENK, encoded by the coding sequence GTGAAAAAGAGATGGATAATACTATTTGGAATTGCAATAATGATTATTTTTGGTCTAGGGATAAAATTTTATATGGATGAAGAGAAATTAAATAAAGAAATGATAAATATAGTTTATAGTGGTGAAGCGAAAAATGCTTTTTACACAGACTTAAAAGATTTAGATACAAAAGCATTTACTGAAGAAGGCGTAATTCAATCATATGAAATTGATGAAAAAAGCATTAATCACAATCCTATGGGAGGTATTAATGTTACGGTAATCATAAACGAAAATCCAGAATTGTATATAAAATACACTTTGGATAAATTTAATGGCAAATTAGAGTGTGGAAGCGCAAGTATAGCTGGAAAACTTTCCAAGCTGTTAGGACGTTGGGAAGAAAATAAATAA
- a CDS encoding DUF1310 domain-containing protein yields MKKRWIILFGIAIMIIFGLGVKFYMDEEKLNKEMINVVYSDEAKSVFENGLKNLDAKALTGKGVINTYEIDKKSIKQNPMGGINVTLHVNGDSDLYVFFTLNKADDKKLIDDGGGNSAKLEKLLDN; encoded by the coding sequence GTGAAAAAGAGATGGATAATACTATTTGGAATTGCAATAATGATTATTTTTGGTTTAGGGGTAAAATTTTATATGGATGAAGAGAAATTAAATAAAGAAATGATAAATGTTGTTTATAGTGATGAAGCGAAAAGTGTTTTTGAAAATGGATTGAAAAATTTGGATGCTAAAGCATTGACTGGGAAGGGTGTAATTAACACATATGAAATTGATAAGAAAAGTATCAAACAAAACCCTATGGGAGGAATAAATGTTACTTTGCATGTTAATGGAGATTCTGATTTATATGTTTTTTTTACATTGAATAAAGCTGATGACAAAAAACTAATTGATGATGGTGGCGGAAATTCTGCAAAATTAGAAAAATTATTAGACAACTAA